Sequence from the Amaranthus tricolor cultivar Red isolate AtriRed21 chromosome 16, ASM2621246v1, whole genome shotgun sequence genome:
CGCAGAAGAGCTAACGTTGCAACACGCGATCCTTCAACTCCTCCAAACATAAATGTCGGGTATGATCGAACATGGTCGACATATTGGAAAAGGACAGGATTTGTCGCAGCATCTTGGTCAGTTGAGGTGTCAGAGTCGACGTAAGTGCCAGCAGATCTCTGATTAAAGCTCTCTACCTCTTGCAACAACTCATCTTTAGTACTGTTGCACGAAGTTATAACCTACAATTCATGGATAAAACGCAGGCGTGTAATGAGAAAATATGAATCATGTATGAAGTTTTCAGATCAATATTACACCAAAAAACAAGAGTCTCATAAGAATTGTGAATAGTGCCATATCTTGGTACTTGGTAGCGCCTCAAGACAGTGACAGAAAGGGTTGCTTCAAAGAGTATTGGGGGATCAGATTTACACTATTCAAAAATCTAGTTACTAGTACTTTTCCCGAAAATGACCATCATGAACTGAGAATAAGTTTTTAAAATGGAAACTCTTGGCATTCAGCAATAAGCTAATAATAGCAATTGTGACTTACTAATATTCCCCCTGGGGCAACAACTTTTGCAACCGAATCCCAGTACATTAGCCTGAAACAAGAAACAAATATGTTGGTATTGGTAGTTCGAAACAACATCACTGTAACATAGAGTAAATGTACTGCATAGATGCTAATAGCTTTCAGCGAAGAGACACTAGACTTTTGCCTTTTAAGTAACAAGATAAAGCATAAGTAGGAAATCTAACTAAGACTCAAGCATAAAAAAGATGTATTTGTAAATAAGAGATACATGTTTCCTGTACATCAAAATCAGTGAAGAAAGGAAAATTGATGAATAATAGAGGATGTCTGGTCACAAATCACCAGTTGGACATTTTAGACTGTACTTTTGTCGACGAATCACATGAAAAACCACgaaaaaacacaaacaaacaaaaccaaCCTTTTGATAGGGCCATCAGGATGCAGGCCAATGGCGTCCAAGGTTCCTTTATCCATTACAAGCTTAAACTGTCTTTCTATTTTGGTGTCAAGAACATCATcaacctaaaataaaaaaaaataaaaaaaaaatagataccAAGGGCAAGGAAAATGGTCATTACATTTTTTGACACAACATCAAGAAAAGGATTTCCATAATGGTTGAACTGCTGGTAAGCAAAAGGAAATACAATGTAAGACTTTAAAACAGGCCATGAATTAAGTAGTCCATAAATCAAGATCTAACTAGCATGGTTGTTAAGTTGAACCATAGATGAGTGGATTTTGTTCATTAACAGAGAAGTGGATTACTGTAGGCACTAGAGAACGTAACTCCTACAATTAAGATTTCAAATATGCACGCGCACGGTATAGtccaaaagaaacaaaaatctGGACTAGGAAAGTAATTATGTGATAAAATTAGTGCTTAAGTAATCTATTCAGGTATTCAACTGAACCATCATATATGTGAAAAATTCCACAATATTACCTACAAGTTccaagacaaaaaaaaatcttcaaataaTAACCAATGGGCTTATTGATTCGCAATACTAAAGTAAGTTTGCAATTTAAAACCAATCAAAGGAAACAATTTTACGTAATTGATTCTCTTCGACTCTCATTCCACATTTCCACTATTTAATGCAATTGTGGAAGTGGGAATTATGATTACCACTCCCTCCTATCATGATCAAATGTCCCCTTTATTATTCTAACTATTCACCAATTACTCCTAGTTTGTATTTtgtattctcaatttataagttaagatatagcaactttttataatttttaaccaaacacaattagagatattcataattaaaatagtGCATCAGCAAGTGTACAACACAATATGagacatttgattagaatattAGGGAGTATAACAATTGTCAGTTGTCCCATATCCTTACAATACAACTCGCTAACTACTATCTCATagacttgtaagttgtaacctATTATAGACGATACTCAACATTCCACATATACTGTTTCTGTGTTTTCCATCTTTTGACTTCCATTGTTTTTTCCTTAGCTTAGCTGAAAATATAAACCCTTTACGACCCTTTTGGTAGGTGAtattaaacggtggtaatggaaaGGAAAACTAGTACAactttagttgaaaaatctcttgcctcatgcttgtccaatttcaatcatctcattttcttcataaatttcattctaatgcattaccattggaagagacagtattaggtggtaatgcaaatttgtaaacaaaaatttttttgtaatcaaagtttcattaccatgagaatgacaTGGAACCTTCgctgaaattttacactataaatcattctcgttaaaaccatttagtaccactaaccaaacaggtCGTTAATGGTTTTCGTTCATACAAATACAATTGAATATTGGAATGAAATTGTTGGATGGTATATAATATTctgaaattaagaaataatcatttatataaaACAAGTAATGAAAGccaattattagtatataaagACGGAATGAATCAGAACAATACCATAAATGTAATGTTACTAAATCCATCCCTCTCAGCAAGACCACGAGCAAGGTCAATAGCCCCTTCACTGTAGTCAACCCCAGTTAAATCCGAGAACCTGAATGCAAACACTCGAGATAAGAGACATTATACAATAATGGGAGGCAATCAATAATGCATGTCAATGAAAAAACAGAAATATTTCGACTAATGGACCAAGATCCATTCAAACATCACCTGAACTTAGaattaaaagaatgaaaaacttCTGCAACGACAGAACAAAATCATCATGACACAATCCTCAAACTTAACAACCCATAGCTTAGCTTAGATTTCCCATCATATTTTGAGAAATTACTTATTTTTCAATAGAGTGTAGTCTGCATCAAGTGCAATAAAAAACCAAGCAACAAAAGGTAGCACATTAATCAGTTCACTGCATTTTCATTACAAGTAGGCTCAAGGGATAGCTCACTTATAGATttaacaagtaaaaaaaatcattcattattttcttctaaAGAAAGCATCCACCAAAAACCacaataaccaaaaaaaaaccacCCGAATCcatcaataaataatttaatttaacacAGGCTTAAAGGTTGACTTTTCAGCTAATCACAAAAAACAAGGCAACATGTTACCCCACTAACAATCATACACAAAGCTAACACCCAAAATTCTCAGACTAATTCCGGTTTAAATGCTATTATCCTGTCATAGGTTGTTATAGTGAGTTGTAAACAACTTAACTCGAGTACAAAAAATTTTCAAGAATAATAAGTGTGTCTATTTAAAACAACCACGCTAACTTGTATTCCAAAAAAACCTGCCAGAACCtagtattacattaataatacattaaaaggAAATCATTTTCCTACTCGCTCCAAACAACAGTGGTTTTAGCAAAATTTTTagatttcaaatattcaagCTTCAAACATGATAACTCATTTCCAAAACTGAATTAAGAAGCAACAAAACAACATAATCATACAGCTATGGTATAAATTATCAAACTAGAGTTTAGTTGGCATCACATGTAGATGACTAACAGCATGCAATCAATACCCAAGCTTAGCAAGCTCTTGAAGAAGCAAACCATTGCCGGTCCCAAGGTCAAGTACACTCCAGCTTGACAGGTCGTGAACTTCATTATCATTAGATTCCATCTTTTCTACACCAATATGGTTCAGTAAGTGACGGCGAGAAATGTCCATGCACAAGTTCTTTGTCCAAGACACGACCGTCTCCATGACTTCAGGCCCAAACCTATCAGCATGTCGCagtgagaaaaaataaaaagaattgaGCCGGAGAGCTCCAATAAAAACAATGCCAAAATCATACTCCTTTGTCCACACCATGTGAGTGTACCCAACTCCCTTTTATTTGTGAGAGTTTTTTCTCCTAGGCGGAGCAAACTTAAACGTATAGAAAATACACATTATGGTTAAAATACTATTATCTCAAACATTGCATGTTATCATTTTAATTGACAGTATGACATGGAGGATCTcaacaaaattttatattaaaatacttCAGAGTACAAGGAAAGAAATTAGCTAAGAATAAACAATCATTTCTTGAGGTGATTTTATGATACTACATGAATCTTGATTACTAATAAATGGTCTAGTAAGCATCCTCAAACAATGGAATTGTCCTTTTTTCATGCTTTCAAAGagaaaacataataaataaactATTGCATTAAACCATGTTGCGACATATAGTATTATAATCTTAAGCTCATAATATTCCAAAAATGCCGTAGCACAATACTAAAACTACGAATCACGTAACAATTGTAAAACCATGAAAATGCTTGTCTATTTTTATGACCACAGAATACAAATCACTTAAtagactgttaaaattgaaGACCGCACCAGAAACAGAAGATAATGCATACCAAATTTCACCAGCATGACCATGTTGACGGAAATTCTCAAGCTCATCAGAATATGTAGCATCCCAATAACTTTGAAGACCCAGCATTGAAGCAATCCCATCACCATCTTCCTCATCTTTCTCTGAATCCTTGTCTGAACTGTCACTCaccaaagaaacaaaccctCAACATTTCCGCAATAACttaacataaacaaaaataataacagatCATCAATTCAGAAAACAAACTCTAAATGAAGCAAGTGAATTCATAATGTTGCTACAAAAAAGTTAATAACAAATCCAACAAGTTTAATTTGCTTCACAGGTAAGAAAAAGATTATTTCCTCCCAGAGTCATCAGAGTACACAGCCTGATGGTATTAGAATATATTAATGACGTTTAGAAGTGTTGTAATCCAGCTACACCTAATTTATTAATCCTTTGCAAATTGCAAACAGAAACATGGGAAATTTAGGCTAACAAAACTAGGTAACGAACTGCGACTCCATACAACAAATAAGGTAGCTTATGTAATACTACAAATAGAGTTCAGTTTCGGCAAACACAATCTCATTTTGGTAAATACATAAATTTAGTATAGCAACAATAACAAATGTAAACTTGCTCAATAATAAGCATCCTTTAACTCATATCAAACCACAATTCACAAATTTTTCGGAGAGAAAAAAATGCCGCCACACTGAATACATCAACAAAGAATAAATATCGATATTCAATGCCAACTTCAAGCAGAAACCAAAAGCAAAAAGAGCCACCTGATAAATTAACGAGGGAACTATATACAATGGCAACATATATCTCTATTTCAGCAGGTAAACCCTACTTAAATTGATTCCAACAACACGAACTAATTCCACAACAACATAACACTTCTATCTGGTCACACAATCATTGACAATTCTAAAGTTAATCACATGTCAGTAAACACCAAAATTTAAGACAGAGACACCAAATTACCTCATTTAGgggaataatttttattaaaaaaaacatctcTTGATATTCAATCACATCAAAAATAGGTTTTCATTTCAGGCAATGCGTAAATTTAAGAACAAAAAGCTAATCAAAATCTGAGCAGagaattcaaataaaaaattcagcAAAAAACCTAATCACACTGATGACAATCACAAAGACCATGACAACAACAATCTCTAATTGAATGAATACATTGATCACATAGacaacaaaatataaaacaaaacctaaaatctattaaaaaaaaaatttgaagaaggacaaaaatataaaacaaaacctaattacacaaaaaaattcaaaaaaatgcaAAATGTATTCGAAAAACCTGAATCTTTCAAAATGTATACATTGATCACATAGACAACAGCAACAACTACAACGAAATCTAATTGAATGACTATCAATGAAAAATCCTGAAAAAGTAAAGAGATTGAAAGGACAAAACTTAAATGTAttgaacaaaacaaaaaatttcaaaataaattcattgatcacaacaacaaacaaaatgagcgattcaaatcaaaaaaaacctgatgtaaataaaaaaaatagctaAGAAATTTCAACAACCTATACTCGGAAGAAGGACGAAGATTAGCAGCAGCGAGAGCTTCAGTAGCGTCAGCATGACGTTGTTCATCGTCCAAAGTACTACCATACTCGCTCTTAATTGACCAGGAATCGGCGGCGATTGAGCGATCATCGTCGGAGATGAGATCTCCGGTGGTCGAAGTTCTTTGTTGAGAAAGCTCGGCAGTTTCTTCTGGTGGAGGAAGCTTAATTCCCGCCATTGATCAGTTTTTGCGAAGAAAATCGAGTTTATCAAGAGAGATGAGAGAGAATGGAGGATAGATTAAAACCCTacaagaagaggaagagaaatTGATTGGAGTATTGAAATGAAATGTTTGACTGTGTTTTTATATGTGGGGTCATATTGTGGGGGTGATGTTATATTATTAGGACTCAGGAGTAGTAGTATTtttatgtttgaattttgatCATATTGATAATATTTTGGGATTTTGAAGAATAATCCTAGAAATTTTTGCAATATACCGATTTTTTCATCAttcacatatataaatatataatgttaaaaaaaaagctACAAATATTATGCACTTGAAACACTAAATGTATAGATTAACTTAGTATTCCTTCTGTTcatttttgtttgtccattttactttttcacgtattttaaagcaaattttaagcGTCGATACCTCATagtatgcataataaaaaattgtaaaaattttatattaagatTCTCTGTTTCAagataaatctaacaagatctcacgtaaatatattttgtcttgaatatatactttaaaaatcatatttaaatttctttctcataaagtggaaaaactaaagtggacaaacaaaacgGAACGGAAGGagtaattttgaaaatcatcaacaatatattatgcaatatgttatattctctaatttactcaatttaactataataaattgTTAGTCAAAGATACTTTAATGATAGAGATATTAGTCAAGATCAAATACCATGTCATTTTTCTTTAGCAAAATAAATGAATTCCATATGGCAATCTCTCTCAAGTTGTGacacttgaaaatttttaacctttttagtAGAATGTATGATAGTATTATGCTCGAATTTAATAATATCAAGTCTTGAATGAGATTGTTTTGTAATGAAATGAGCTCGTTTCtaattaactattttaaaattataagtgattaataAGTGATCACTCTAATAGATGTTTGGTATGagaatataaaatgtaatgaAAAGAGAATGATAAAGAGGAAAAAGGGTAAGAGTGAGATATCGAAGTAGATAACATCTTAGCTTGTGTACAATACTTCTCCGATCAATGTTTGATTCTTGATTCGTGCCGAAAGCCTTCAAACTCCAAGTAGATTGCCCACCAATTATTAACTCTTCCAACCTATTGATCTTGTAGCCATTTTTAAAAACCACCATCATCTTTCTACTTAGGATCAATATACAATTAGTTTATCTTTTATTAGCAACGGATCTTCTTGACATGTCCAAAAGTGCTTGTTTTTGCCCCTCCTTCTACTACTTCTCTCTTGGCAAATGGTATTCGTCACCATCTTAAGTACTTGCAAAATTCAAGGACAATTAAACCAATTATGCAAGCTAGGTATAGGATTTACCTGATATGTCATCATCAAGCAGCAAAAGTAGATATGAAACTTACTAGATAACTAGCATTATTCAACTTAtgcatcaacaaaaaaaaaaataaaaaaatcaaacaatcacTTAGTACAAACCTTGTCTAACTTTTGCCCTCCAAGCattaaacaaattttgagctaaTCTATTTCTATAATTAGTCTATTGATTAGAAGCAACAAGTCAACAACTGTAGTAATGTATTCAACTTCATCATTAGAATCATCATCTAAATCATCATCACTCAAATCCTCTTTCTCTATCCGTGGACATCACTTTTCTAATTAAATTGTGAAGTAAACAACAAGTCATCACAATGTGACATTGAGTTCTGAGAGGCTTCTAAGTTCTATGTATATTACTCCATCTTCCTTTAAGTAGTCCAAAACACCTCTCAATTACATTTTATGCTCAACTATGTTTCATATTATAATACTCTTTGGCAGTTTACGATTGTCTACCTATCCTTTCTTGAAaggctaataaattaaaacacaGTCACTTTATCTATTAAAAAGGTGTTGTACCGAATTATATTGAATGCATTATATGATCATATTTGAATCTGTCTATGGTATGGTACTTGGAGAGTTGGGACCTTAAGCATTTAGAGTTGATCCTTTATCAATATAACCATATACTCTTcctttttgtaaagaaaattagAATACATTTTTGATGTAAGGAGTAGATTGTTGTACAATAGGCCGAGCCTATTGGAAGTCCGGATCTAATCCTTAGATATGCGGGCTTTAAATGAGTCGGATCGTAAATAGAATTTGCTTCAAACAAGCCATTTTTTCACATAAATGAAACGGACTAAAACGGGCCTTAATTATAGTAAATATTTTTGCTTGAATTATgataattgttataaatttacaATAGTCAATAATCTGAGTATAATTGACCAAAGCAAGTAATTAAATCATGAGACATTTAACTCAATAGGATATGCTTATTTTAATGAAcattttaaaacacaaaattataAATGGGTCGAATTGAGTTGGAGTACGCTTGTCTCATTTGAGTTGGCTCAAACTggtgtaacaggctcaaatttcttaatcttaatcttccgcattatttatcttaagtataattattaatgttaattatgtatcgagagtgccgctcctgctacacgtggtatcagagctaaagttactcgaatctTGGAATTTTAGTTCCATGTGAAAGGCTCGATAGCCGACtttacaaaaaaaaccaagaatgtcaaatgattttcaaaacacgtcttcctaaaaattctatttgttttctatgtgcttatgtgactatgtgcgaaattacgtgccagattaattaagttaatgtgaaagttagtcatatgtttaaaaaaaaattttaggtaagaaatgacgtaacttcatctgatcatgaagctagagttcgagagctagaagcacaactagctcggatggaaaggacaaatgagCGATTAATCACCCTCATGGAGAATCAGGCTCAAGAGGCCAATGACGATGggaaatactttaagaatatggCATATCATCGTCCGCCGCAATACGACGGAGAAGCTGATCCGGTTCGCTTCGAGAATTGGCTCGTAGAGATGGAGAAACTTTTAGAGGTCATTAACTGTCCAGTGCACCTAAAAGTAAAGATGGCTTCCTTCTACTATCTGGTCCAGCAGAGTTATGGTGGCGTTCTGTCAAGGCCACTATGACTGAAACCTTTTGGGATGATTTTCTTATAACTCTTCGTCAATAATTCTATCCGCCATCACTCCAacggaaaaaggagaatgagttcTTACATCTTCGTCAGGGTCTTATGACCGTGATTGAGTACAATAGTAAGTTCAATTAGCTGTCTCAATTTGCTTCTGACATCGTAAGCAAAGAAAGTGTTCGTGCATCCCACTTCTTCGagggtcttaatcttaagatccaaaaggggatcgagaagtattctgacttccgagatctctacgaccgagcgcttgagtatgagaggatccttgacaaggaggacaacaccaacaaaagaaaatttggtgGAGGCAACAACAACAGGAACAAGAGGCCGACCAATTGGGATCGTAAGTCGTTCCaaccaacaacttcaacaagaatcacagtttggaagtgtcgcttatgtggtaaggatcaccgagatcgttcatgcactgggaagatcatctgcttcaaatgcaaaaaggagggtcatgtttccactaactGCCGAGAAGGGATCCAGTTGGGAGCTAGTAGTACTAGTAATTATGGAGCTCCTAGTTCTTTGTGAAATTTTCAGAGTATTACAGCTAGGAGGACTGCGGGTTTACACGCTATTAGCAACCATGTAGACAATCTTCATCAAGCGTTTGAGGGTAAGGTCATTTCTGGTCACTTTGTCGTAGCAGACTCTTtggctcatattctttttgattcaggagctgaccgatcttttatctctacttctttccttcataaatcctctatctcttgaacctcaaaaatttaatctccaaattctattacctgacggttcaccattcctatatgaccgtatctttcctaatttccctcttgagatttcggacaaccatctacctgccgatttaatagtgtttgagttgggtacatatgatattgttttggggatggactggttgggacgtcatcatgccgagattttgtgtaaagagaagATTGTTCGGGTTAAGGCTCCAGGTGGAGAATGTTTGATTAGAAAGAATTCTGTGTTTCTCATTCAGACCATTTCTGCAGTTCAagccattgagatgattaaacatggagataagggatatttatgttttattgcTAGTAGTGAGGAGAAAATCGAGTTAAGTCTTAAGGAAACCCGaattgtttgtgattacccTGATGTTTTCCCTGAGGATCTACCTGGTTTACCTCCAAGGAGAGAGGTACTTTCATATTGATCTAATTCCTGACGCTACCCATATCTCTAAGACTTCGTACCGTTTTGCTTCAGCTGAGTTAGCTGAATTGAAAAAGCAATTAGATGAGTTATTGGAGAAAAGATTTATCCGACCTAGTGTGTCACCCTGGGGAGCCCCTGTTCTGTTCGTGAAGAAGAAGGTTGGAACGATGagattgtgtattgattatagggagattaatAACATCACCATTAAGAACCATTACCCTTTGCCCAGgatagatgatttgtttgatcagctaagaggcgctcaggtgttctcgaagattgatttaaggtctgaatatcatcaattgaggatagcCAAGGAGGATGTTCCTAAAACAGCATTTTGGACCcaatatggacattatgagtt
This genomic interval carries:
- the LOC130802252 gene encoding uncharacterized protein LOC130802252; protein product: MAGIKLPPPEETAELSQQRTSTTGDLISDDDRSIAADSWSIKSEYGSTLDDEQRHADATEALAAANLRPSSEYSSDKDSEKDEEDGDGIASMLGLQSYWDATYSDELENFRQHGHAGEIWFGPEVMETVVSWTKNLCMDISRRHLLNHIGVEKMESNDNEVHDLSSWSVLDLGTGNGLLLQELAKLGFSDLTGVDYSEGAIDLARGLAERDGFSNITFMVDDVLDTKIERQFKLVMDKGTLDAIGLHPDGPIKRLMYWDSVAKVVAPGGILVITSCNSTKDELLQEVESFNQRSAGTYVDSDTSTDQDAATNPVLFQYVDHVRSYPTFMFGGVEGSRVATLALLRN